From Sulfurovum zhangzhouensis, one genomic window encodes:
- a CDS encoding tetratricopeptide repeat protein, which produces MFNISAQAKEQIPLINEDTMIIKALFFDEQMAYEYSRPIYGALFDKTGEEEFLFREMRSALLSRTFINESIKRLETWDKKHPDTLDAKRLLIPLYLTANNGERAQEESMYLLERSQQAIDLELASNALLYNAQFERALQLLKRVYDETLHEGILLRVTTIMDEYTGQRKEAIALLETHRRMHISSKNVYLKLLKLYMKENDINGLISTYEALYDVEGDEEYVRKIIDAYVYKRDLEGATAFLEKHRDGHEDILYDLYKATRSYEKAILLVDHFYSQDKDAKWLAEKGILLFEQAEDKDDRKMLEEVISQFEKAIALGVDDSVYLNYYGYTLIDKEFDIKKGISIVEDALKQQPDNTFYLDSLAWGYYKQNECKKAYELMKKVVDREGLEQEEINDHWNAIQKCK; this is translated from the coding sequence ATGTTCAATATATCGGCTCAGGCTAAAGAGCAGATACCTCTAATCAATGAGGATACAATGATCATCAAGGCACTTTTTTTTGATGAACAAATGGCGTATGAATATAGTAGACCTATTTATGGTGCACTCTTTGATAAAACAGGAGAGGAAGAGTTTCTTTTCCGAGAAATGAGATCAGCACTGCTTAGCCGTACGTTTATCAATGAAAGTATCAAGAGACTTGAAACATGGGATAAAAAGCATCCGGATACTTTGGATGCCAAACGTCTATTGATCCCTTTGTATCTTACTGCAAATAATGGTGAACGTGCGCAGGAAGAGTCGATGTATCTTCTTGAAAGATCTCAGCAGGCAATTGACCTGGAGTTGGCTTCAAATGCATTGCTTTATAATGCACAGTTCGAGAGGGCATTACAGTTACTCAAAAGAGTGTATGATGAAACTCTGCATGAAGGTATCCTCTTACGGGTTACTACCATCATGGATGAGTATACAGGACAACGTAAAGAGGCAATCGCACTTTTGGAAACCCATAGGCGTATGCATATTTCATCAAAAAATGTATATTTAAAACTGCTCAAGCTTTATATGAAAGAGAATGATATCAATGGGCTTATAAGTACCTATGAGGCACTTTATGATGTAGAAGGTGATGAGGAGTACGTAAGAAAGATTATTGATGCTTATGTATATAAAAGAGACCTAGAAGGTGCTACGGCATTCTTGGAAAAGCATCGTGACGGTCATGAAGATATTCTTTATGATCTTTATAAAGCAACTAGGTCTTATGAAAAAGCGATACTTCTTGTCGATCACTTCTACAGTCAGGATAAGGATGCGAAATGGCTTGCCGAAAAAGGGATACTTCTTTTTGAACAAGCAGAGGACAAAGATGATCGTAAGATGTTGGAGGAAGTGATCTCTCAATTTGAAAAGGCTATAGCATTAGGGGTGGATGACAGTGTCTATCTTAACTACTACGGCTACACTTTGATAGATAAAGAATTTGATATCAAAAAAGGGATTAGTATTGTGGAGGATGCACTCAAACAGCAACCTGACAATACCTTTTATCTCGACTCGCTTGCGTGGGGATATTATAAACAAAATGAGTGTAAAAAAGCCTATGAATTGATGAAAAAAGTGGTCGATAGAGAAGGTCTAGAACAAGAAGAGATCAATGATCACTGGAATGCTATTCAAAAGTGTAAATAG
- the pdxA gene encoding 4-hydroxythreonine-4-phosphate dehydrogenase, which translates to MQNLQQVAISIGDLNGIGIQLALENHGKICELVKPIYCIDRAMLKQAASKLNLSIPEEFQTIEDIAPYFEIKPGIVSKESGAYAYASFCKAVELAKAHAVDAVSTLPIHKKAWELAGVKYKGHTDALRDFFDAKAIMMLGCPKMYVALFTEHIPLNEVAKSINAKDLTRFLIDFYHTAQPKNTVAVLGLNPHAGDEGVLGNEETIINESIKNAHKQLDKHVFTSPLVPDVAFTPHVRAHYTHYIAMYHDQGLAPLKALYFDEGINVSLNLPILRTSVDHGTAFDIAYKGFKLNALSYINAIRYIRERDEK; encoded by the coding sequence ATGCAAAACCTTCAACAAGTTGCAATAAGTATCGGCGATCTAAACGGAATCGGAATACAGCTAGCCCTTGAAAATCATGGCAAAATCTGCGAACTTGTCAAACCGATCTATTGTATCGATAGAGCAATGCTGAAACAGGCAGCCTCCAAGCTCAATCTGTCTATCCCGGAAGAGTTTCAAACCATAGAAGATATTGCACCCTACTTTGAGATAAAACCGGGCATTGTCAGTAAAGAAAGCGGTGCTTATGCTTATGCCTCATTTTGCAAAGCTGTCGAACTCGCAAAAGCACATGCAGTAGATGCCGTCAGTACACTTCCTATACACAAAAAAGCTTGGGAGTTAGCAGGAGTAAAGTATAAAGGACATACTGATGCCCTGCGTGACTTTTTCGACGCGAAAGCAATCATGATGCTTGGTTGTCCGAAAATGTATGTTGCGCTCTTTACCGAACATATCCCTCTCAATGAGGTTGCCAAAAGCATCAATGCCAAAGATCTTACCCGTTTTTTAATAGACTTCTATCATACGGCCCAACCCAAAAATACTGTGGCTGTTCTTGGTCTTAACCCTCATGCAGGAGATGAGGGTGTACTGGGAAATGAAGAGACTATCATCAATGAATCTATCAAAAATGCACATAAACAATTGGACAAGCACGTCTTTACATCGCCGCTAGTTCCAGATGTTGCCTTTACTCCTCATGTACGTGCACACTATACCCACTATATCGCTATGTACCATGATCAGGGACTTGCACCGCTCAAAGCACTCTATTTTGATGAAGGGATCAATGTCTCGCTCAATTTGCCCATACTAAGAACTTCTGTTGATCACGGGACAGCTTTTGATATAGCCTATAAAGGTTTCAAACTCAATGCCCTGAGCTATATCAATGCTATCAGGTACATTAGGGAAAGAGATGAAAAATAG
- a CDS encoding pyridoxine 5'-phosphate synthase — protein MLLGVNIDHIAVLREARRVGDPDPLDALGICKRAGADQITIHLREDRRHIQDADAQHIIDLSALPVNLECAIAPEMIDIACKLKPHRVTLVPEKREEVTTEGGLAVTGDQPKLAEAISRLQEHEIEVSLFIDPTSEALKASKTLGVEWIEFHTGKYANIYAMLYTNLAKTHHTIPELELPRNELKKMLEEELYELRVLSKEAKEIGLKVAAGHGLNMQNVSAIVEIEHIEELNIGQSIIARSIYTGLEQAIIDMKHKLIR, from the coding sequence ATGTTACTAGGTGTCAATATTGATCATATTGCTGTACTGAGAGAAGCAAGAAGAGTTGGGGATCCGGATCCGCTGGATGCCTTAGGCATTTGTAAACGTGCCGGTGCGGATCAGATCACGATTCATTTGCGTGAGGACAGACGGCATATCCAAGATGCTGATGCACAGCATATTATTGATCTTTCTGCACTTCCTGTAAATCTTGAGTGTGCTATTGCACCGGAGATGATCGATATCGCCTGTAAACTTAAGCCCCACCGTGTAACACTGGTACCTGAAAAACGTGAAGAAGTGACGACAGAAGGTGGTCTGGCAGTCACTGGAGATCAGCCAAAACTTGCAGAAGCGATCAGTAGACTACAAGAACATGAGATTGAAGTATCACTATTTATTGATCCGACCTCTGAAGCACTTAAAGCCTCCAAGACATTAGGTGTTGAGTGGATAGAGTTTCATACCGGTAAATATGCCAATATCTATGCAATGCTTTATACCAATTTGGCAAAAACCCATCATACGATCCCTGAACTTGAACTCCCGCGCAATGAACTCAAAAAAATGCTTGAAGAAGAACTTTATGAACTACGTGTACTAAGCAAAGAAGCGAAAGAGATTGGTCTAAAGGTAGCAGCAGGTCATGGACTTAATATGCAGAATGTCTCAGCGATTGTAGAGATCGAACACATCGAAGAGTTGAATATTGGTCAAAGTATCATCGCACGTTCTATCTATACAGGGTTAGAGCAGGCTATCATCGATATGAAACATAAACTTATACGTTGA
- a CDS encoding tRNA1(Val) (adenine(37)-N6)-methyltransferase, with amino-acid sequence MFLYQPTSGYCYNSDSIFLYDFISSFQPRGSLLDVGCGVGIISLLLSRDFPVKTTIVDKQQKMLDYAVHNFHLNKLEVKSHLGDFTELHTEERFDFIVSNPPFYDPRVTQSEDSHLNIARYAHHLPIESFIRRVKTFLKPKGWFIFCYDAKQIDLLLHHLKINGINPEKIQFVHSKIDRESKLVMIAARNNSRSMTQILPPFVVFEEDSVYRPNAQKAFDKAGTHSIKGDFEVSKERE; translated from the coding sequence ATGTTTCTTTATCAACCGACCTCCGGTTACTGTTACAATAGTGATTCTATCTTCTTATATGATTTTATCTCCAGCTTTCAGCCTAGGGGATCACTTCTTGATGTAGGATGCGGGGTAGGGATTATTTCACTTCTTTTAAGTCGCGACTTTCCGGTAAAAACTACGATTGTCGATAAACAGCAGAAGATGCTGGACTATGCAGTGCACAACTTTCACCTTAATAAACTGGAGGTGAAAAGCCATCTAGGGGACTTTACGGAACTTCATACAGAAGAGAGATTTGATTTTATTGTCTCCAATCCCCCATTTTATGATCCTAGAGTTACACAGAGTGAAGATTCCCATCTCAATATCGCACGTTATGCACATCATTTACCTATCGAGAGCTTTATTAGAAGAGTGAAAACATTCTTGAAGCCGAAAGGCTGGTTTATTTTTTGTTATGATGCAAAACAGATCGATTTGCTCTTGCATCATCTTAAAATAAATGGTATAAACCCTGAGAAGATTCAGTTTGTTCATTCCAAGATCGATAGAGAATCCAAGCTGGTCATGATCGCGGCGCGTAATAATTCAAGGTCCATGACACAGATATTGCCTCCATTTGTGGTATTTGAGGAGGATAGTGTATATAGACCAAATGCGCAAAAAGCCTTTGATAAAGCAGGGACGCATAGTATCAAAGGCGACTTTGAAGTGAGTAAAGAAAGAGAGTAG
- a CDS encoding phosphomannomutase, with protein MKDLKGLYYNPRMIITIQDKQFDTKKITQLYPAAVVKTGYKDETTKVSLEWLDIEAKGKVEVVGFGIFVHLGEEEKHEFIFETKEEMDALAGQIAAQLKRN; from the coding sequence ATGAAAGATTTAAAAGGATTATACTATAATCCACGTATGATAATTACGATTCAAGATAAACAGTTCGATACAAAAAAGATCACTCAGCTCTATCCTGCAGCTGTGGTAAAGACCGGTTATAAGGATGAGACAACAAAGGTTAGCCTTGAATGGCTTGATATCGAAGCCAAAGGCAAAGTTGAGGTTGTAGGTTTTGGTATCTTTGTACACCTTGGTGAAGAGGAAAAACATGAATTTATCTTTGAGACCAAGGAAGAAATGGATGCATTGGCAGGTCAGATCGCCGCTCAATTAAAGCGCAACTAG
- a CDS encoding GatB/YqeY domain-containing protein — MSLKEQIKNDIKEAMRAKDIITRDTLRNIQASIKQVEVDERKEVTDSDVEAILAKYLKQREDAKAQFLEAGRDDLVAKEAEEIAIVQSYLPEPMSDEELESTIKEIITQVGAESMKDMGKVMGAAKNTIGNRADGARINQVVKQILS; from the coding sequence GTGAGTTTAAAAGAGCAGATCAAAAATGATATTAAAGAGGCAATGCGTGCTAAAGATATCATTACAAGAGATACACTAAGGAATATCCAGGCAAGTATCAAACAAGTTGAAGTTGACGAACGTAAAGAGGTGACAGACAGTGATGTAGAAGCGATTCTTGCAAAATATCTCAAACAAAGAGAGGATGCAAAAGCCCAGTTCTTGGAAGCAGGACGTGATGACCTGGTAGCAAAAGAGGCTGAAGAGATCGCTATTGTTCAAAGTTACCTGCCAGAGCCTATGAGTGATGAAGAACTTGAAAGTACGATTAAAGAGATCATTACACAAGTCGGTGCTGAAAGTATGAAAGATATGGGGAAAGTCATGGGCGCAGCCAAAAACACGATAGGAAACCGTGCTGACGGTGCACGTATCAATCAAGTGGTCAAACAAATTCTTTCATAA
- a CDS encoding M23 family metallopeptidase — translation MKNRLIITISDINGSIQYSVHEIIKKIIVGVILLLITIAFATYLYINFLNNKVTKLNSQKVEFQNEIIVLEEKSATYKHKNDILEKQNLQLTHLIQENSDKLASVNEKLQEVEEMIGYGPDLNASFQARLEEEREETAQSLKEKLVDFQIQTIQKVLFLNSIPNGKPLDYKRISSTYGYRTHPITKRNSFHPALDLKARKGTPVYAPANGVVVYAKRKGAYGNFLLLAHSFGFKTAYGHLSGFAVKSGDYVNKGDLIAYVGSTGRSTGPHLHYEIRYLEKWLNPKPFISWDEENIYSISEDVPRVKWKSILGQIEKIINLSNEQKDLNGTVSS, via the coding sequence ATGAAAAATAGACTCATCATCACCATCAGTGATATCAACGGGTCTATACAGTACAGCGTACATGAGATCATCAAAAAGATCATAGTCGGAGTAATTCTTCTACTGATTACGATCGCCTTTGCCACTTATCTTTATATTAATTTTCTTAACAACAAGGTAACTAAGCTCAATAGTCAAAAAGTCGAATTTCAAAATGAGATCATTGTACTCGAAGAAAAAAGTGCAACCTACAAGCACAAAAATGACATTCTGGAAAAACAAAACTTACAACTTACACACTTGATACAGGAAAATAGCGACAAACTTGCTTCTGTCAATGAAAAACTTCAAGAGGTAGAAGAGATGATAGGCTATGGGCCTGATCTCAATGCCAGTTTCCAAGCCAGACTGGAAGAAGAAAGAGAAGAAACTGCTCAAAGCCTCAAAGAAAAACTTGTAGATTTTCAAATCCAGACCATACAAAAAGTTCTGTTCTTAAACAGTATTCCTAACGGTAAACCCCTTGACTACAAACGTATCAGCAGCACTTACGGTTATCGTACTCATCCTATCACAAAAAGAAACTCCTTCCATCCTGCACTTGATCTAAAAGCCCGCAAAGGTACTCCTGTTTATGCCCCGGCCAATGGGGTGGTAGTCTATGCCAAACGTAAAGGCGCTTACGGAAACTTTCTTTTGCTAGCACACTCTTTTGGATTCAAAACTGCTTATGGACATCTTAGCGGTTTTGCTGTCAAAAGCGGTGACTACGTCAACAAAGGAGATCTTATCGCTTATGTAGGAAGTACAGGAAGAAGTACAGGCCCACACCTTCACTATGAGATCAGGTATCTTGAAAAATGGCTGAATCCAAAGCCTTTTATCTCATGGGATGAAGAAAATATATACTCTATCAGCGAAGATGTACCTAGGGTAAAATGGAAAAGTATTCTAGGACAGATCGAAAAGATCATTAACCTCTCAAATGAACAAAAGGATCTCAATGGCACTGTTTCGTCGTAA
- a CDS encoding YkgJ family cysteine cluster protein produces the protein MDKFLEEEGYSYKFDPSACEACGGHCCTGESGYIWAKYDEIEKMAEFVNLSLEDFATMYLRKVKHRYSLVEKKLSEDNYACIFFDETLKRCSIYPVRPRQCRTFPFWEQFKNDEDEVRKECPGIV, from the coding sequence TTGGATAAATTCTTAGAAGAAGAGGGGTATAGTTATAAATTTGACCCAAGTGCTTGTGAAGCATGCGGAGGACATTGCTGTACCGGTGAGAGCGGATATATTTGGGCAAAATATGATGAGATAGAAAAAATGGCGGAGTTCGTTAACCTTAGCCTAGAAGATTTCGCTACAATGTATCTTAGAAAGGTGAAGCATCGTTATTCACTTGTTGAAAAAAAGCTCAGTGAAGACAATTATGCGTGCATCTTTTTTGATGAAACATTAAAGCGGTGCAGTATATATCCTGTCCGTCCGAGACAGTGTCGTACATTTCCCTTCTGGGAACAGTTTAAAAATGATGAAGATGAGGTAAGAAAAGAGTGCCCGGGTATCGTATAA
- a CDS encoding polymer-forming cytoskeletal protein, which yields MALFRRKKKSRPTPKINSATIITSCMEITGELKGSDTVHIDGTVIGNVSVSNILVIGKSGYIKGNVYAKHAIINGKLEGSIMCDTLEIMEEGQLSQEARAKEITIDGSVDGIITAVDKINLLEHAIVNTEQIRSKNITVDGKLTGEVVASKLLRIGTNGQVSGEINAKRVELAPGAKLDKA from the coding sequence ATGGCACTGTTTCGTCGTAAAAAGAAATCCAGACCGACTCCAAAGATAAACTCTGCAACAATCATTACATCATGCATGGAAATCACCGGCGAACTTAAAGGTAGCGATACTGTTCATATTGACGGAACCGTCATTGGGAATGTTTCAGTAAGCAATATACTTGTGATCGGAAAGTCCGGGTACATAAAAGGGAATGTATACGCGAAGCATGCTATCATCAACGGTAAACTTGAAGGAAGTATCATGTGTGATACTCTGGAAATCATGGAAGAGGGACAACTTTCACAAGAAGCTCGTGCCAAAGAGATCACAATAGATGGTTCTGTCGATGGTATTATTACCGCCGTTGACAAAATCAACTTGCTTGAACATGCCATCGTCAATACCGAACAAATACGTAGTAAGAATATAACAGTTGACGGTAAATTGACAGGAGAAGTAGTAGCAAGCAAACTATTAAGGATAGGAACAAACGGTCAGGTCAGTGGAGAGATCAATGCCAAGAGGGTTGAACTTGCGCCCGGTGCCAAATTGGACAAGGCATAA
- a CDS encoding S8 family peptidase, translating to MKKKISLLVIIGVGIANIAQTTPSDKIRPGVVLYKIKKDATANELKSLNALLNSHVLREETVDGINLHIAQLNSKGREQAISKLLRGTGAVKFAEPDMIVSPSNTPNDPDFSNQWHHVTINSTYAWDTITSPEDIQAVKVCVLDTGVDQDHPDLMDNLLPGYNANHLRSVEDFHGHGTGTAGVIGAVGNNAEGISGVLWDVNIIPVQINNKTDDSTAYLSTMAKGIKWCADQGVKVANLSYEGANASTIDDAATYLREHGGLLFMSAGNSGNFYDTSFYPDWKSFIIVGSTNKSDIKSAFSNYGPFIDLVAPGESILTTYLGGKYVYYSGTSFSSPMVAGVGAMIFGLNPNFTPDEVENILLNSVVDLGDPGEDDMYGKGRLDAQKAVDMALEYISTAYQNPVPVASMTYLSDYTPRVVEFDGSSSSDDGTIISYLWDFGDGSGGEGMVLEHTYENPGQYYATLTVRDDQNLSATSEVLTVEVSTDPNFIHAPSALSSSENANSITLSWVDNSENEDGFMIERAKRVKGKYLFTPLSETASNINTFTDTIGEQGTYQYRVKAFNEIESSAYSNVVTVTVKKNNI from the coding sequence ATGAAGAAGAAGATTTCTCTATTGGTAATTATAGGGGTTGGGATTGCAAATATTGCACAGACTACACCAAGTGATAAAATCAGACCGGGTGTTGTACTCTATAAAATTAAAAAAGATGCCACTGCAAATGAATTAAAAAGTTTAAATGCGTTGCTAAATAGTCATGTTCTGCGTGAAGAAACGGTTGATGGTATTAATCTGCATATTGCGCAACTTAATAGCAAGGGAAGAGAACAGGCAATTAGTAAACTGCTTAGAGGAACAGGTGCAGTAAAGTTTGCAGAACCCGATATGATCGTTTCTCCTTCAAACACTCCAAATGATCCGGATTTTTCAAATCAATGGCATCATGTGACGATCAATTCTACCTATGCATGGGATACAATTACTTCTCCCGAAGACATACAAGCAGTAAAGGTCTGTGTCCTGGATACAGGAGTAGATCAGGATCATCCTGATCTTATGGATAATCTATTGCCTGGTTATAATGCCAACCATTTGCGCTCTGTTGAAGACTTTCATGGACATGGAACCGGTACGGCCGGTGTGATCGGAGCAGTGGGGAATAATGCAGAGGGTATCAGTGGTGTATTATGGGATGTCAATATCATTCCTGTACAGATCAATAATAAAACGGATGATAGTACCGCATATCTTTCAACCATGGCTAAAGGTATTAAGTGGTGTGCTGATCAAGGTGTAAAAGTTGCAAATCTTAGTTATGAGGGTGCAAACGCCTCTACCATTGATGATGCTGCCACGTATCTAAGAGAGCATGGCGGATTACTCTTTATGTCTGCAGGGAACTCTGGGAATTTCTATGATACATCATTTTATCCAGATTGGAAATCCTTTATCATAGTAGGTTCAACAAATAAATCAGATATAAAATCGGCTTTTTCAAATTATGGACCTTTTATCGATCTTGTTGCACCCGGTGAGAGTATTTTGACGACTTATTTGGGTGGAAAATATGTGTATTATTCGGGAACATCATTTTCATCTCCAATGGTTGCAGGAGTAGGTGCAATGATCTTTGGTCTCAATCCTAACTTTACACCTGATGAAGTTGAAAATATATTGTTGAACTCTGTAGTTGATCTAGGAGATCCCGGAGAAGATGACATGTATGGTAAAGGCAGACTTGATGCACAAAAAGCAGTAGATATGGCACTGGAGTATATAAGTACTGCATATCAGAATCCTGTTCCTGTAGCATCTATGACGTATTTGAGTGACTATACTCCTAGAGTAGTAGAGTTTGATGGTTCATCTTCAAGTGATGATGGTACGATAATAAGCTATCTGTGGGATTTTGGTGATGGTAGCGGGGGTGAGGGTATGGTGCTAGAGCATACATATGAAAACCCGGGTCAATACTATGCAACACTTACGGTCCGTGATGATCAAAACCTGAGTGCAACTTCTGAAGTTCTTACAGTTGAAGTTAGTACAGATCCAAATTTTATTCATGCACCAAGTGCATTATCCAGCAGTGAGAATGCCAATAGTATCACACTGTCATGGGTAGATAATTCTGAGAATGAAGATGGATTTATGATTGAACGTGCTAAGAGGGTGAAAGGTAAATATCTATTTACACCACTTAGTGAAACAGCATCAAATATCAATACCTTTACAGATACTATTGGAGAGCAGGGAACGTATCAATACCGGGTGAAGGCTTTTAATGAAATTGAGAGTTCGGCATATTCCAATGTAGTAACGGTGACAGTGAAGAAAAATAATATTTAG
- the trpC gene encoding indole-3-glycerol phosphate synthase TrpC — protein MAQILDEIIKKTKEDLEQRKVDFPEEWLGRSLAFNPFFPKDVKAALRSTEDNPYRIIAEVKKASPSKGVIREDFDPVVIAQQYEKGGADSLSILTEPHYFLGDKEYLGMVRRYVNLPLLRKDFIVDKYQILEALVYGADYILLIAAALSRKELKELYEYALHLGLDVLVEIHSKTDLIKATFAGAQIIGINHRNLETFEMDMSLSEKLIPLIPKGKIIVAESGINDHDTVVELSKIGADAFLVGEHFMRQDDISAALRTLKYGENQVN, from the coding sequence ATGGCACAAATTTTAGATGAAATCATCAAGAAAACTAAAGAAGATCTTGAGCAGAGAAAAGTAGATTTTCCAGAGGAGTGGTTGGGCCGTTCACTGGCATTTAACCCTTTTTTCCCAAAAGATGTAAAGGCTGCTCTTCGTTCAACAGAAGACAATCCTTACCGTATCATTGCCGAGGTTAAGAAGGCTAGTCCTAGTAAAGGAGTAATCCGCGAGGATTTTGACCCGGTAGTGATCGCACAGCAGTATGAAAAGGGAGGAGCAGACTCTCTTTCTATTTTGACTGAGCCTCATTATTTTTTAGGGGATAAAGAGTACCTTGGAATGGTACGCCGCTATGTGAACCTGCCATTACTTCGTAAAGATTTTATCGTAGATAAGTACCAGATTTTAGAAGCACTGGTCTATGGAGCAGATTATATACTGCTAATCGCCGCAGCACTAAGTCGTAAAGAGCTCAAAGAACTTTATGAGTATGCCTTGCATTTGGGATTGGATGTACTTGTTGAGATCCATAGTAAAACAGATCTGATCAAAGCAACTTTTGCAGGAGCACAGATCATCGGAATCAACCATCGTAACCTGGAAACCTTTGAAATGGATATGAGCTTGAGTGAAAAACTTATCCCTTTGATTCCCAAAGGAAAAATCATCGTTGCAGAGTCAGGCATTAATGACCATGATACTGTAGTAGAACTTTCTAAGATCGGTGCAGATGCTTTCTTGGTAGGTGAGCATTTCATGAGACAAGATGATATTTCAGCTGCACTTAGAACACTTAAATATGGTGAAAACCAAGTGAACTAA
- a CDS encoding tetratricopeptide repeat protein: MTLFQLFLLILAGVIFYLFFKQLFSGEHPKRGVDFEANLPDEQIGGINRPDKTFSKPEVQLTRFEHLVQMADDAVADGDMLEASKALQSALILEPDNIDVLQRHGYVMMQIDNLEDAKESFEKIISLDVNDDSAHDSLANILHKLGDEEGALKHHALSVELDSEYAPHHFNYANTLFDIGRKEEALLEYIKAYELDSSLDEAKKMINELKA; the protein is encoded by the coding sequence ATGACACTATTTCAACTATTTCTTTTAATCCTTGCCGGGGTGATCTTTTACCTTTTTTTCAAACAGCTTTTTTCTGGTGAACACCCTAAAAGAGGCGTAGATTTTGAAGCGAATCTCCCTGATGAACAGATCGGTGGAATAAACCGTCCTGACAAGACCTTTTCCAAACCTGAGGTACAGTTGACACGTTTTGAACATTTAGTTCAAATGGCGGATGATGCTGTAGCAGATGGTGATATGCTAGAAGCCAGTAAAGCACTCCAAAGTGCTTTAATTCTGGAACCGGATAATATCGATGTCCTGCAAAGACACGGTTATGTGATGATGCAGATAGATAATCTTGAGGATGCAAAAGAGAGCTTTGAAAAGATTATTTCACTGGATGTAAATGATGATTCAGCACATGATTCTTTAGCTAATATTTTACATAAGCTGGGAGATGAAGAGGGTGCTTTAAAACACCATGCATTATCTGTTGAGCTTGACTCTGAATATGCTCCACACCATTTTAACTATGCTAATACACTGTTTGATATAGGACGAAAAGAAGAAGCACTGTTGGAGTATATAAAAGCGTATGAGCTGGATTCATCACTGGATGAAGCAAAAAAAATGATCAACGAATTAAAGGCATAA
- a CDS encoding thioredoxin family protein: MVNKDILPVESYNEIKDMIGNGKPTVLSFGMSHCYSCIAMSKVFYELLQEHPGLQIYSIDSQRDRIISRDIYKLKEMPAQLFFDEDGEEVFRHTGAYKKPVVEVILKKYGFNL, translated from the coding sequence ATGGTAAACAAAGATATTCTTCCGGTAGAGTCATATAATGAGATCAAAGATATGATAGGTAACGGCAAACCAACAGTGCTCTCTTTCGGTATGAGTCACTGTTATAGTTGCATCGCAATGTCAAAAGTTTTTTATGAGTTATTGCAAGAGCACCCGGGACTTCAGATCTATTCAATAGACTCTCAAAGAGACCGTATCATAAGCCGCGATATCTACAAACTCAAAGAGATGCCTGCACAGCTTTTTTTTGATGAAGATGGCGAAGAGGTCTTCAGGCATACCGGGGCATATAAAAAGCCGGTAGTTGAGGTCATACTGAAAAAATATGGGTTTAATCTTTAG